The Thermodesulfovibrionales bacterium region ATAGTCTATAATACGGAGAGAAACGTTGAGAGTAGCTTGTTTCGATGGAGGCTGCATTCGCCGGAATCCCCACAGACTGAAATAATTCTTAAACAGCCGAACAAACGATCACATGAACAATGAGAACAAACGGCATTATAGGGGACAAAGACTTTTTGTGAAGAAAAAGGCCCCGGGTTTTCCCAGCGCCTCATTAGATTCTTCTAACCGTTTTCTAACGGAACAACATCAAATACCCTAAAACCACATAAAGGTGAATTATAGCGTAATGCCCGTATTGCCTTGATAATCTTAGATTTGCTATACTCACCTTCAAGGTGGTTGACGGGTTTAGACCGCTTCCCAAGCTGAAGGTCGCGGGTTCGAATCCCGTCGCCCGCTCTTAAAATAAAGGGTTACGAGGGGCCCTCCGAAAACCTTCCGCGTTCTTAGAGGCACTTTCAGCGACCTTATCCGACTGTCCGTGGTGAGTAACTGAATGTCCAAATAGTCTCTAACAGTTCTAACATCTCTTATTAATGGTCTCATAATAGTCTGCACATTCTCGGCCGTCATTCCCGCGAAGGCGGGAATCCACTTTGAAACAGAATGGATGCCCGACTAAGGATCTCGGGCATGACCAATAATAGGGAGCACATCTGTAAATATTATTTTGAGACTGTTAATAATTGCTTTATCAACGACACTGCTATAAAATTCAAGCAGGAGGTGCCACATGGCAAACATCATTATTTACGGGAAGGCTGGCTGACCTTACACCGATAAAGCCAGGCGGGACTTTGGAACAGCACAATATTTCGATGTGAAACAAGATCACAAGAAACTCGAGGAAATGCTCAACTACTCGAAAGGTGTCAGGAACGTGCCTGTTATTGTTGAAGGTGAAAGAGTCACAATAGGTTATGGGGGACATTGAGGTGTTTAGATGCCGATCGTGTGTTGGCGATATGAACTAGTCATAACGGCGGAGCATTCAGCAACGTTCTCACCAGAATTAATTAATCTTGGAAAATTAGAGGAGGTGCATTATGGCAAAAAAAGCAAAAAAAGAATTGGTGAAGGTCGCACCGACAAAAACTCTATCACCTTTCAAGGAGATGGAAACAAAGTTTCATGAGATGGAAAAACGCTTTGAAGATTTTTTTAGAAAACCTTTTTCTTTCCTGCCGTCTTGGATGCCGATGATGAAAATGCCTGGGATCGAGGAGTTCGCCCCATCAATTGACATCCTGACGGAAGGTGATAACGTTGTGGTAAAGGCAGAATTGCCAGGAATGAAAAAAGAAGATATTGATGTAGCTCTGACTGAAGATACTGTCACGATTTCTGGTGAGAAGAAGAAAGAAGAAAAGGTAGAAAAAAAGGACTACCACAGTATCGAGCGTTCCTATGGCTCCTTCAAACGTTCGTTCAGCCTCCCGTCGGAGGTCCAGACTGACAAGGCATCTGCAAAATTCAAGGACGGTGTACTTGAGATAAGGATACCAAAGACAGAAGAGGCTAAGAAGAAAGAGAAGAAAGTTATGATTGAATAACGCAGGGGAAGCAACCCTTTGATGGGAAGTACTGATTTCAAAAGCGTACGTTGCTTCGACAGAAATGTTGTTTGACTCTGGTTCAGGATTGGAGGTGAAGAAGATGAAGAAAACCATACTTGGCATCCTAGTCGTTATGGCGCTCTGCCTCTTTGTCGGTAAAGGCATGGGAATAGTCTATGCACAATCTACGGAACAGGGAACGGATCAGGAATTGCAAGAGGGGACGGAGTCTGGACAAGGAATGCAGCAGGAAGGAGAGAGTCAATCTGGGCAGAGTGCGGACGAAGGCACTGGTTCAAGCCAGGGTGAATCTACACCATCCCAATAACACGTGACGTCAACACAACGGGCTGTTTCAGTCGTTTAAGAGAACTGTCAAAAAGAACTGACAACCATCTTAAATGTGCTATTATTTAATCAGCAGAAGTCGATGCCTTGGGATGGGTTAAGGCTTAGAATCAAGTTACATGGATTAGCGGCGGGAGTTGGATGTGGTGAGCAAACCTCCAGCAGCGAGGAGGATGGGTATGAAAAGGGCCATTTGTCTTTTACATAGCGTGTTAGTTGTGGTTTTTGCAGCTATTTCGATTGCTTATGCGGAAGTGCCAGTAGTGCCAGTAGTTCATTCTGGCGGCGGTGGTGGTCACTATGGCGGCGGTGGTGGTCACTATGGCGGTGGATACTACGGTGGCAGAGGCGGTTACTACGGTGGCAGAGGCGGTTACTACGGTGGCAGAGGCGGTTACTACGGTGGCAGAGGCGGTTATTATGGTGGCAGAGGCGGTTATTATGGCCGATATGGCTATTATGGTGGCCATCATTATTATGGTTGGAGAGGGGGTGTTTGGATTGGTGGGTGGTGGTATCCTTGGTGGGGTTATCCATACTATTATCCTTACTATCCTTACTACCAGAGCTATCCGTACTATCCAAGCTATCTAGAACCACCGGCCAGTGTTGAACAACAAGCTCCAGAATATGCTCCGCCAGCCCCTAAACGGGAGGAGCATAACTATTGGTATTATTGCCCGGATCCGCAGGGCTACTACCCATATGTGAAACAGTGTCCCAAGGGATGGATGAAGGTTGTTCCTTCACGTCCACAGGACAGTAATGTGGGAGATTGAAAGAGCCACCACCGAAAGTGCCAGTGCTTCTTTCTCTTAGTCCATCTCTTCTTGTAGACTGGACATCCTCAGTCCACTACTTATCCTTCCATTTCAAGGTCAATCAGTTTTTTCGCTATGGGTGGCAAGCCCCAATATTTCTTGCTGATATTATGTTATAAATAATCATGAAGAGATTCACCATGACAGGTATGATTATAGGCTCATTAGTCGGCAGCTACATCCCTTCAATTTGGGGTGATGGCTCTTTTTCCATGTCATCCATACTCTTTGCTGTTATTGGTGGGTTAGTCGGGATTTGGGCTGGTTATAAAATAGGGCAAAATTTTGCTTAGGCGACAAGACAGGCTCCTTCCCTCTAACGGTATTGGAAAAACAGTGATGATTGCCTCAACCAAGAAAATGTCTAGCGCATAACCCAAACCCCAAGGTGTTGCACTTCTTTTTTGTTTGACCTGTCGATACCCGAACCCAACAAACAACACCCGGCAGTCAAAAGCACATTCCCTTTTTCCATCATATCAATCAATGTAACCATCGGCATGGTTACAAAGTCTATCCGTATGGAAAGCCAAGGTATCAAATCCTCAAATTGTGAAAAAGACTTAATAGAAAATTCAACATATTTTCACAGTACAGTATTAATCTTTACGCATTAGCATTATCAGCTTCAAGGGAGGTAATGATGAGTTTGCCATTATTTTTAAGAGGGATATTTCAGAATCTGTTGTGCATCAGAACCAAAAGGCATCAAGACCGTAAGTAGCGGGGAGTCTAACAATGGCGAATATATTGGTTGTAGATGATGAAGATGTAATCAGATACGCATTGTATGAAGTGCTGGAACGTTATGGGCATATTGTTACAGAAGCCTCAGATGGTATGGAAGCTCTCGATGTCATTAATAGAAACCCCCCACCGGACTTGATTCTTATGAATCACCAAATGCCAAGACTCAGTGGTATAGATTGTGCCAGACAACTAAGAACAGTACACCCTTCCCTTAAAATCGTCCTCATGTCTAGTAGTTTCGGTATTGATGACGATGGGTATCTTGCTTCCAATAAGCATTCGTTCACAGACATTCTTCTAAAACCATTCAGACTTAGAGATATGGTCAGCACTGTTGAATATGCTTTAGAGCGTAAGGAGCAGGAAAAGATAACGTTGTTTGAATATAGCAACAGTACAACCACGATTATCCCAAGAATCACACCAAACCTATGGATACATCCATACTTTCCATAGCAGGATGTGTAGTTGGTCACACTTGACCTGACGGACAGTGTACGCTAAACTCCATCAGATAGTTTCTTTAGAAAAGCAACGTTTCTTTCTTAAGTCACCCGGAAGATCTCCATTGATTACCCTGTCCACAACACGGTGGACATCAGCTAGGCATCATTGACCGCTGGGATTCTTTTCATGACATCGGCATGTGCCTTCTGCTTTGAAGCCCTTTATTCTCTCAAGGATCACGGAATGACCTTTGTTTTTCCTGACATCCCGCTCTATGTCAGCTTCTGAATACCCGAAACAATAACAAACCGGCTTGTTCATTCTGGAAACCTATCCTTAATGCCTAATCTGCAATTCATTTTCTGCGCGTCAGACTCGAGCTTAGCTGGCCTCCCTTTCAAGTCGCCAGGAAGGCCGCCTACTTTTCTCCCAAGATCGCAGCCCGATGCTTCTCGAGTAACGGATTACCCTTGTAATATTTTCCACCTTTAAGAACAATACTGCGCGCCTGAGAGATGTCACCCGTTAAATATAGAACCCTGGCGTATCCATCGATTACTTGTGGGTATTCAGAGTCCACTTGGTAAGCCCTTCTAAGATATTGGAGAGCCTCGGTATTGGATCCCTCCTGGATAAGAAAGATCCCATACTCGACCAATGTTGGAAGATCATTCGGGTCTATAGCGAGGGCTTGCCGCCACTGTTCTACTGCTTTTCCACCTTGCCCGCTCGATGCGAAGATAGATGCCAAATTCCTTCTTACAGAAACGAGTCGGGGGTTCAGCACCAAGGCTCTCTGGAACTCATCCACTGCGAGATCCGCCTGATTCATCTTCCAAAGCATGACTGCATAGCTGGCGTGAGCCGCAGCGTCATCTGGGTAAGTCTCTACTGCCCGCCGAATAAAAGACGTGGCCTCGGCATACTCACCTCTAAAATAGTGCAAGCGGAACTTACTCACAAGATATGAGCAAACCTCGTTCCGCAGGTTCCAGTTGAGAGGTGCAATACGAATTGCCTCGTCGTAATAGTGAATTACCTCGTCAGTTGGCAAACCCCGCAGCTGGGCTTCGTATCCCTTGAGAAACGTCCCCTCGGCCTGAAACGCAGCGTCCAAACGATTACCAACTGGACCCCTCTCTTCCGTCCTCACAAAGCGGTTAAAGTCACGTCCGAGCACCGACATCAATAACTCGTGGTTAGCTAACGTTCTCTCGTCAGGAGGCACTGCGTAGTCACGGGGTGAGTAGAATTCATAGTAGGGCGTTGTGAAGGTGTTGATGGGACCTGACGGAATGTAGCGACGCAATGTCTCCTCATTGCCAACAAAGTGGACCAGCACGTCTTCAGCCGTTCTCAATCCGTATTTGCGAATGCCCTGGAAGGCTTCTGGATCAGCCTGTAAAGCTCGGCTCATACTTGCGAGATCAATATCAATGCGCTCATTCGAGCCAATAAGAAAAGTGTTATTCAAAATAAACCGCCCTATGGGCGGGAAGTACCATAGCTGGACATGGGGAAAAGCGGAAAGAAACGTCCTTACAGCCAGAGCGTATTGTGACGGTGGCAGATCGGTGGGTACCCATTGGATAAGAAGTCCCCCTGGGGCGAGCCGCTGCCTCAGAAGCGAATAATAATCCTTTGAGTATGAAAATGAGTTGGATGCGTATTTTCCAGTCGTTTTCTCATCGGCCGATATGATATCGTATTTCGCCGTTGCGGTCTCGAGATAATTAACGACGTCTTCAATGATTATAGCTGCACGAGGATCATTGAGAATATTGAAATTTTCTTTTGAGAAGTACTGTGCCCCGGTGACTACTCCTCGCGCTATCTCTACACCCACGATTTTCCTGAGCGAGGCATGTCTGGCACTTTCACCCATCAGTATGCCCGACCCTATACCGACAGAAAGCTCAGAACCGTATGATTTGAGAAGTAGCTTCGGCAAGTGAGCCAGAACCTGTTGCTTATAATCGGAATCGCCGGTCCCTCCAATGTTGATGCCGTCTACGCTGATCAACTTGTCCCCCGTATCTGCGCTGATCCAAACCTTGGTAGTCACCAGACCACCTTCTTTATAGAAAAGCACCTCATCCCATCGTCTTTGGAACTCTGATGGAAATTGAAAGGAGATGGGCATGTGTATGAGTTCAATAGCGACACCTAGGAATACTGATGTCGTCACCGTCACCGCGGCGAAGACATGCTTCCATCGTGAAAGAAGAAGCAAAATGCCTAGGCTCACGTTTAGTGCAGCCATAAGGAGAATGCCCTTTTGGATCCCGATCAGTGGCATGATGAGAAGCCCCGGTAAAAGCGCCCCAAACACATTGCCCGCCGTGTTTACTGCATAGATTTTCCCGACGGTAGTGCCTGTATTTTGAAGATCGGAAACGAAGATCAGACTCATCAGAGGTAAAGTCGCTCCAATTAAAGTAGCAGGCAATAGCATGACGGACAGTGCAATTACGAATTCCGATACGGCGAGAAGCTCCAAGTTGGCGGAAAAACGCACAATGAACGTTCGGACAACTTCGGACTTCACAAGAAAAAAAAGCAGGGGTAAAGCAACTGCGGAATAAACACCAATGAGGATCTCAATTATGGCGAAGAGCCGCAAGGGGTCCTTAATTATTTCCTGAAGAAACCGGATTCCATAGCCGCCGAGCGCTATACCCAACAGGAATGCCGTGAGCATAAGGCTAAAGGCATACGTAGTGCTCCCGAGCAAGAAGACCAGTGAACGAGTCCAGAAGATTTCATAGGCAAACGACGCCAAGCCTGACAGTGCAAAGGCCGACAGTACAATGCGATGAGTCCGACGCGACAGCGTGCCACTCACATTGAACTCGTTATCAGGGGGATGCGATGAGGATAACGAAGGAATATCGACCGGAATATCTGAGAGGACTGAACGGGTGGATGCAAGCCAAGCTATTATGCCCACAGTTATGTTACACAAAGCAGCCACGTCGATAGCTCCCTGCAAACCGAAATGACCTATGATATAAAAGCCGGCAGCAAGACTCCCGACAACTGCTCCCAAAGTGTTGACTGCGTAAAGAAGTCCAAATTCCTGTCCAACCTGTGATAAACGTTTCACTACGACCCGAGACAGGATTGGCAGTGTGGCTCCCATCAGGACTGTAGGAATGAGGAGAAGGCTAAAGGCGATGACAAAGCGAACAACGGTGAATACCAGAGGATTTTTACCGAAAATCGCATGCACCCATACATAGGCCGGAGTTATTCTGACTAAAACGAGTGACACGATGAAAGCCGTTATGCTGATTCCTATCTCATAGAAAGCATAAATTCGCAGGGGGTTGCGGCTTCGGTCGGCATATTTCCTGAGTGCGTAACTGCCTAAAGCAAGACCCCACATGAAAGCCGCGAGAACGGTCCCGACAGCGAGGGTACTTCTTCCAAAGATCAGCATCATCATTCGGGACCAAATGACTTCATAGATCAGGCCGCAGGCTCCTGACGCAAAAAATAGGACAAAAACAATCCAACTCATATTGCTAAGTTAGTATTATATCGCTTTCATCAGACGCATTGTCAATTTTAAGGCTAGTGCCATGCCCTATTGGCGACCTTCTAACCGACTGTTTTCGAAAATTTATTTTCAGACTGGCGTAGAAGATGGGCTTTGGGACGAAGTTCTCACCAGAGCTTATACAAAAGGCTGTAGCCCGCCGTGGTTGCCTTCGCATCAGACAAGTGAGTGCGTTACTCATTGGTCCATTGAGCGATTAAGGAGGTAGAATGCCATCTTCACAATCACCCCTATTGATGATACAATCAACCCAGAGATTGCAATCCCGGAAAGGCCAAAACTTTCTCAACGGGGAACAGAAAGTGAGGACTTATTTTGTGCTTCAGGCGTCGATGACAAAGGGAACGGTTTGTATAAGAAACTTGCGAGCTAATCAGACCAGAGCAGGAGGAATGCAGATGAAGATGACGAGACTCGCCATCATGCTGTTGGTTCTTGCATCGTTTGCACTCACTGTGCCCATAGCGTGGGCAGGGCCCGCCCCGGCTAAGGGTGAGAAACAGGCGCAACCGGCGAAGGGCGATTTCCTCGCCGACATGCACAAGGGAAAGGGCATTGAGTGTTCTGCCTGCCATGGCGACAAAATATCCGTCGATGACAATGAAACGGTCGTGAACAAGAAATGCACAGAATGCCACGGTTCCCAGATGGCCCTTATGCAGAAATCAGTTGGAGAGGATCAGCTCCCTGAGGGTAAGGAAGGGGAAGGAATGGATCCCCACAAGTCACATCTGGGGAAAATCAATTGTACCGCCTGTCACCACGGGCATACGGCTTCGTGGACCTATTGCCTAGGTTGCCATAATTTCGACCTCAAGATCCCCTTCGGCGCAGTGGCAGCGGAGTTGCCGGCAATCGAACTGCCCAGGGTGGAAAAGGTCCCAAAGGGGATCAGGGTCGACAAGGCCGACGTCGTGATTATTGGGTCGGGCGCCACCGGTCTCACGGCGGCAATCACCGCCCATGACAAGGGAACGAAGGTCATCGTCCTGGAAAAGATGCCGATCACCGGCGGCAACAGCCAGCTCGCCGCAGGTGGGATGAATGCCTGCGAGACGAAGTTTCAGAAGGAGAAGGGCATCAAGGATACCTGCCGGCTCATGTATGACGACACCATGAAGGGGGGGAAGAATCTGAATGACCCCGAGCTCGTGAAGATCCTCGCGGACAAATCCGCTTCCTCTGTTGACTGGCTCACTTCGCTTGGAGCCGATCTGAGCGATGTGGGAAGAATGGGTGGAGCCAGTGTAAGCAGGACCCACCGCCCTAGTGGTGGGGCCGCAGTCGGAGCACACATTATAAAGGTGCTCATGAAAAATGCCGGGGACCGTAACATTGACGTCAGAGTAAACAGCAGGGTGGTAAGGATCCTTGAAGACAGCAAGGGCCGCACCAATGGAGTACTGGTCGAAGGGAAGCACAGCAAACTCTACAAGATTTCCGCTAAAGCGGTCATCATCGCGGCGGGAGGATTTTCGGCGAATCCCGAGAGGGTCGCTTACTACCAGCCGACGTACAAGGGCATGACGAGCTCCAATCAACCGGGCGCTACCGGTGATGGCGAGGACCTTGGCGCAGGCGCGGGAGGATACCTCATCGACATGAAGGAGATACAGATACATCCGACGGTTGCCGCGGGCAGCCGCATTCTGATAACCGAGGCTGTGAGGGGAAACGGCGCTGTCCTCGTAAACCATGAGGGGAAACGGTTTGTGAATGAGATTACCACTCGCGACGCCGCCTCAGCCGCCATCCTTGCCCAGACAGGCAAATCTGCGTATATGATATTTGATGAGGGGATACGCAAGAGCCTCAAACAAATTGACGGCTATTTTCACTTGAAGCTGGTCGCTGAGGGCGATACCCTTAAAGACCTCGCCGCCAAGATAGGCGTCCCTGCCGACGCCCTTGAGGCGACCGTAGAGGCCTATAACAAGGCATATGAAGAGAAGAACGATGCGGAATTCAAGCGGCCTGACATGCCGCGGCCGATCAGGACGCCGCAATATTACGCGATCGAGATTAGGCCCGGTGTGCACTACACTATGGGCGGATTGAAGATCAACACCGACTCTCAGGTGATGGCGAAGGACGGCAAGCCTATCTTGGGTCTCTTCGCGGCCGGCGAAGGGACAGGAGGCGTCCACGGAGCAAACCGGCTTGGCGGCAATTCCATATCACAGACGATCACCTTCGGAAGGATAGCAGGGGAGAACGCTGCGAAGCTGGCGAAAACAGGGCCTACAAGGACCCTGAAGAAGGAGCCGAAGTCGTAATTTGCGGCGGGAGGGGGAACTCCTCCCGCTTAAGACCCTTATAAATTGCTTGCCAAGTATCCGGTTCTGTTTTTTGCTTTTGCGCTGCTTGAGGACAGGCATGGGTAAGGAGGAGCGCAAGTTCAGCCCTGCTCTGGTTGCCGGGATTCTAGATGGGCGGCCTCTCTCGTGAGGAGAGAATGCTATACAATACCGCTATGCGGCGGTTTCTTTCTTTTGTTCCACCTTGTCCTTTGAAGCGATCTCCTGCTTCATCTCCATTGTCGCGGGAGATGTTAGTTCTTTGGGTGTTTCCTTTGGCTCAGGGGCAGCATCAATATCCTTGCTGCCTTCTGACATTGCCTTCTTGAATTCCCTGATGCTCTTGCCAAGCCCCGCCCCAAGCTCGGGCAGTCTTCCTGGACCAAAGACTATCAGGGCTATCACAAGGATAATGATCAGATGCATCGGCTGAAAAAGTCCTTCAAACATATTGACCTCCTTTCATATACATTATAGGCGAACGCTTTGAACTTTACCAGTCACCCCTGCTCTCAGACTGTTTCAAGTACTCAGGGCGCCGGGCGTCTCCATCCATACGGCTCTTCCGGGTTGCTCACGTTACCTCGTTCTACCAACTCACGGCTCTGCTCTTTCATGTGCGGTGTCTTTTTCTATAAATCGCATGCAGAGAAAGCATAAAAAAGCAGCAATGAGGATGGCAACGGGAGTCACGAGAAGGGCCTTTCTCAATCCCCAAAGATCAGAGAGCCATCCCAGGATAGTCGGCGAAACGGCGTCGCCTAATGCATGAATCACAAAGATGTTGGCGGCAAAGGCCATGGCACGTACGGTCGGTTTCGTTATCGCCACTATGACGGTGTTCAGCGGTCCCGTATTAAGAAAAAGAAAGAACTCTGCAAAGAATATTGCGGTCATGCAGCCGGAAAAGGAAGACGTGTTAATGGCATGAACCGTGATGGGCGTACCGATAAGAAAGCCCCAACCCGAAACCGTTAGATAACCCTTCCTGCTCTTCTTCTGCAGTCGGTCCCCGAGCCATCCGCCAGCAAGCGTACCGCTGATCCCAGCCAAAACGGTAACGCCGCCAAAGAGGGCGTTCGCCCTGGCGAGATCGAGGTTATGAATTCTGTAGAGAAATGTCGGAACCCATTGTGCCAGCCCTCCCAGGGCAAAAGTCATGGCAGCCATGGCCATGGTGTTCGTAAGGAAGGACCGGCTGAGAAGCGGGGCATAGCCTTTCCAGGACTGTGAGAAATAGTTCACTTTCGAGCCCGCATCGCACATTCGACGGGGCTCGCGGAGAACGTTAAGAGGAGCGACGAGAAGCAGCCCGGGAATGCCGACGGCGAGGAAGGCAGCGTGCCAACCCATGGTCCTGCCTATGACTCCTCCGAGAAGATAGCCGATGGCGCTGCCGACAGGAATCGCCAGGTAAAGATAAGAGAGAACCCTTCCATGCCGCTCTTTCGGGAAATAATCGGCAAGAAGTCCGGGCGCCACGGTACCGAAACTGGCCTCACCGAAACCGACCACGGTCCTTGCAGTAACGAGCGCCCCATAACCTGTGGCAAAGCCGGCACCTGCAGTGGCCAAACTCCAGACAGCCAACCCATAAGATGCGAGTCTCACACGGCTCATGCGGTCTCCCATCCACCCTAACAAGGGAGCTGACACCATGTAGCAGATCATAAAGGCGCTGCCGAGGAAGCCGAGCTTGGCGTCTGAAATATGCAAGTCGTCCTTGATGAGCGGAAAGATGGCGTAGATCACCTGTCGGTCGATGTAATTCAGAAGATTGACACCGAGGAGAAGGGCCAGGACATAACGGCCGTATGATACCGATATTGATTTCTCACTCATACATTCTCATACATTTTTCAGGATCGTCTTCGAATAATCGAGTTTGACAAGTTCCTCTGCGCTCACTTCAACTCCTTCAGGATTCTTCCGAGTTCCTCAAGAGCCTTTCCTGCTTCTTCGTACTTCCCTTTGCCCATAAGGTTTCTGTAGTTCTCGAAGGCCCGTGCCGCCGCGGCAACAAGATCCTTTCTTTCCGCTTTCTTCTCCCCTTCTGCTCCTGCAGGCTTTGCGATCCTCTCGGCCGCCCTTCCCGGGATCATAGGGAAGAATCTCGACAAGGCCTCTTCAAAGGACGCGCCGTAAGAGAGCTGATCGCCAAAAACCACCACGACTCTTCTCAACTCGGGCATTTTCCCCACTGCTGCCTGGATATAGATGGGCTGTATGTACATGAGGCGGTAGCCGGAAAGCGGCACAGCGAGGAGATTTCCAAATCTCACCTGGCTTCCCTGCTGGTTCCAGAGCGTGAGATCCTTGCTTATCGTCTCGTCCTGATTAATGCGGATGCCGATCTGGAGCGGACCATAGACCTGACGGTCCTTCGGAAATTTGAAGAGCATCAGTTTCCCGTATGAATCGCCATCGCACCTCGCCATGATCATGGACACCATGTTGTTTCTCGGACTGCTCTTATCAGTGCTGAAAGGGGAGAATGGGAGGGTGAGAACAAACTCCTCCCTCTCCGAGTCGGGAAGCTTCGAGATCAGGTAATAGGGCAGGATCGGCTGCGCTTCCTCTTGCCGTACGGCGACACGGGATACTTCCCACGCATCCTCGCGGTTATAGAATACGCCGGGATCTGCCATGTGATAGATCGCATAGATGTGGCTCTGGACGGTGAGAAGGTCCTCGGGGTATCTCACGTGGACCTTCAGGGATTGTGGCATCGCATCGAAGGGTTTAAAGAGGGCTGGAAATACGTTTGCATATGCCCTGATGATGGGATCGGTCTTATCGGCGATATAGAAGTCAACCGAGCCTTCATAGGCGTCGACCACAACCTTGACGCTGTTTCGTATGTAATTTGCCTTCCCCATGGTCGGCTGTGAATAGGGATAGGTCGCTGCGGTTGTATAAGCATCCCAGATGAAATAGATCTTTCCGTCTGCTATCACATGGTACATGTCGTTATCGAAGGTGAGAAAAGGTGCGATCGTACGCACTCTGTGATTGATGTCCCGAATGAAGAGGATGCGGCTTTCGGGAGTGAGCTCCTGGGTAGTGAAGAGCCTCAGCCCGTCAAAGCGGATAGCGATGACGAGTTTCTTCAGGAAGCTGTCGATCTTCACGCCTGCCTTGCCCGAGTAGGTATTCTGCGCGTTGGTGTCACCCTTTGGATAATCAAACTCCTTCAACTTGGTGTTGACGTAGACGTGGTTGAACGTCTCTTCGCCGAAATAGATGCGCGGCTGGTCTATCCTGAGCTCGGGATAGGACGCAACGGGCGGGATGTCTTTTATGTAGTATTCGGGCAACCCTTCATGGGTGAACTTGTTTACCGGAGCTGCAACATCTCCGTAGCCATGGGTGTAGATCATCGTCTCGTTCTGAAATGTCCTTGACTGGGCGGCGAGGCGACCGATGTTCAGCTCCCGCAAAGAGAGCATGAGCTGCGTGAGCTTCCCGTTGAGCATGTACCGGTCGACATCGACATCGGGGAAATTGTAGTAGAGGCGTATGAACTGCGTCTGGTCGTTTACCGCTTTGAGGATGTCCGGTGCCCAGAGACGTATGCCGTTGATGATCGTCAGGTCGCTTTGAGTAAGATCTCCGCTGGGCGAGGGGTTGACGGGAAACTCTATCTCAGCGACATTCGTCAGTCCATAGGCTTCTTTTGTGAACTTTATGTTCCGCTCCAGATAGGGACTTTCGAGGGGGAGTTCGTTCGGCGCTACCCTGAAGTGCTGGACTATTTGGGGGATTGTCTGAAGCCCGACGATCCATATGCCGCCAAGGATGGC contains the following coding sequences:
- a CDS encoding MFS transporter, encoding MSEKSISVSYGRYVLALLLGVNLLNYIDRQVIYAIFPLIKDDLHISDAKLGFLGSAFMICYMVSAPLLGWMGDRMSRVRLASYGLAVWSLATAGAGFATGYGALVTARTVVGFGEASFGTVAPGLLADYFPKERHGRVLSYLYLAIPVGSAIGYLLGGVIGRTMGWHAAFLAVGIPGLLLVAPLNVLREPRRMCDAGSKVNYFSQSWKGYAPLLSRSFLTNTMAMAAMTFALGGLAQWVPTFLYRIHNLDLARANALFGGVTVLAGISGTLAGGWLGDRLQKKSRKGYLTVSGWGFLIGTPITVHAINTSSFSGCMTAIFFAEFFLFLNTGPLNTVIVAITKPTVRAMAFAANIFVIHALGDAVSPTILGWLSDLWGLRKALLVTPVAILIAAFLCFLCMRFIEKDTAHERAEP
- a CDS encoding UPF0182 family protein, with protein sequence MLNFFFFIIISLIFFLPALRNLKQMRYKSAGTFILLGALALAVIYIGSDVYLTSLWYDSLGYASRYWKVLFLQAELFLAGGFVAISFGVANIFFWYHGAKPVGPSLVRDTRSKLMLLAALLLQIPLFIAAGTISFAHWNEALLFSNAVSFGKEDPVFLKDIGFYIFRLPFLNFIVDSLGSLFTFSLLLVGGLYVAENALFRLFPGLTFDNFTRNPFIHRLVTQISANFVFGTFVFIASTVIARYELLYSHRGVVYGAGWTDLHAQLPAYNVALAALAACLILFLYASFTSSTRRTIGIYLASAAILGGIWIVGLQTIPQIVQHFRVAPNELPLESPYLERNIKFTKEAYGLTNVAEIEFPVNPSPSGDLTQSDLTIINGIRLWAPDILKAVNDQTQFIRLYYNFPDVDVDRYMLNGKLTQLMLSLRELNIGRLAAQSRTFQNETMIYTHGYGDVAAPVNKFTHEGLPEYYIKDIPPVASYPELRIDQPRIYFGEETFNHVYVNTKLKEFDYPKGDTNAQNTYSGKAGVKIDSFLKKLVIAIRFDGLRLFTTQELTPESRILFIRDINHRVRTIAPFLTFDNDMYHVIADGKIYFIWDAYTTAATYPYSQPTMGKANYIRNSVKVVVDAYEGSVDFYIADKTDPIIRAYANVFPALFKPFDAMPQSLKVHVRYPEDLLTVQSHIYAIYHMADPGVFYNREDAWEVSRVAVRQEEAQPILPYYLISKLPDSEREEFVLTLPFSPFSTDKSSPRNNMVSMIMARCDGDSYGKLMLFKFPKDRQVYGPLQIGIRINQDETISKDLTLWNQQGSQVRFGNLLAVPLSGYRLMYIQPIYIQAAVGKMPELRRVVVVFGDQLSYGASFEEALSRFFPMIPGRAAERIAKPAGAEGEKKAERKDLVAAAARAFENYRNLMGKGKYEEAGKALEELGRILKELK